The region CGTCCCCCCCCATCAGGCGAACGAATCCGTCTTCATTCAGTTTCGATAAGAAACGGTCCCACGACTTGGTGTTCCAACTAATCCCCGATGCTTGAATCAAGCGACTCTTCGGAATCGCCGCCAATGTTGGCTCTTTTTCATGAAGCGTATAAAGAATTTTTCGAATCCTCTCCGCAAGGTTCTTATAATTTTCCGCAGTTATCCAAATTCCCGCGAAACCCAGAATTTTATTCTGTTGTTTCAATTTCTCGAAGGCTTCTCCTAATTCCTGCGGTGTTCTGCCTAATGTCTCGCAAATCGCGGAGGTCTCCACACCTTCTGGATGTTTCTCGACCTCTGCGAGAATGGATTCTTCTACACTTCGCACACTATCCGTTGTCTCGTTAGTGAAAAGTTCCCTAACGGTCGGATCGCTCTTTCTACGAATACGCGCATTAGGCGTTACGATTTCTCCCCCCCCTAATAATATGGGGGGTGAATACCTTCGTATCACGAACCGCTGCCCCTTCGAACAGGCAACCGCCTCTTCGAAACGAATTTGAGCATATCCAGGCGCTGCATCGAAGAGGATCAATTTCCCGAAAAACTCACCTGAACCGATATGAACTCTCACTCGCTCCCCGTGCTTGGGTTTCTCTATCGAAACCAAACGAACATTTATACATTTCGTCTCTACTAAAGAACCAGGCGAACCTATCGCTTGTCCTCGATGCAGCGCCTCCATCTCGATGCCTGCGACATTCAATGCTGTCCTTTGTCCGGCTTCTGCTTCCTTTACGGATTCTCCATGAACTTGAATGTTCCGAATACGCACTTTCCTATTGCCGGGCATCACTACTCCCTCATCTCCGACACGAACTTTCCCTTTGGCTAACGTGCCTGTAACGACCGTGCCATGCCCCCCCACACGAAATACCCTGTCAATCGGTAAAAACCAACTCTTTTCTTCTATTTCCCGAGGACCTAAAGACAAGATTGCATCGCTAAGAGCCTTCTTCAAAGCATCCAGCCCCACTCGCTCTTTCGCAGAAACACGAACAATCGGCGATTCGGCATAGGGTGTATTTTCGAGCAACGCACGAATGTCCATCTCCACGATGTCTTGTGTTTCTTCATCTGTCATATCGCACTTCGTCATCGCAACGACCATTTTCCTCGCTTCCAGTAAGCGAATAATTTCGAAATGTTCGCGCGTTTGCGGCATCACGCTCTCATCCGAAGCGACACACAACAGCGCCACATCCACTCCCCACGCGCCTGCAAGCATATTTTTTATAAATCGCTCGTGACCCGGAACGTCAACGATACTCACCCTCCCTATCTCCGGCAAATCAAGATATGCAAAACCGATATCTATCGTAAGCCCTCGCGTCTTTTCTTCGGGTAAGCGGTCGGTGTCTATTCCCGTGAGTGCAGCAATTAACGTCGTTTTGCCGTGGTCTACATGTCCTGCAGTGCCAATCAAATACGCCATAAGATTTCAATTATGTAAGGACGGTATAAGCCACTGCCTGCGTTATATACGAAAAATATTTGAATAGAAAAATGCCCCCCCATAAATCAATTCAATCCCGGAATAGAGTGGCTTTGGATTTCTCCGTCTCGACAAACCCACGCAACGAAACCGTCTTTGCTCGCTGCCGCTCCCCAATCTCCTGAGCGTGTCACTCCGAAAACCACATTGCACTTTTCTTTTGTTTCCGGTTTTCTTCGAATCATTCTGCGTATCGCATCTTCGCATGCCTCTTTTGCATTCATTCCAATGCGCATGTTCTCTACTGCACGATAGGAAAGCATGAAACGCCATATATCCTCGCCGATACCCGTCGCCCCCGCCGCTCCTGCCTCATCATCGGCATAAAATCCAGCACCGACAATCGGAGAATCACCAACGCGCCCCGGCATTTTCCAAGCGAGACCGCTCGTACTGCAAGCAGCGACCAGGTGCGCATCATCCCCCCCTGAAATCCCGTCGGCGAAATTACCGCTCTCCCATCCTACGATAGTTACGGTATCCGATACGAGATGAGCGACTTCCGCTTCCCGTTTTTCTCGCTTCCATTTTTCGTATTCTCGCAAACTGTATTCCGAATGAAGACACATAGGTTGAAAATTCAACCGCTCAGCGAATCTCCTCGCTTGGTCTCCTGCTAACATTACGTGGGAAGTGTTCTCCATAACTTTTCGCGCCAATGAAATCGCAGGAACAATTCCTCGAACTGCGCACACCGCACCTGCCTCGAGATTTCTACCATCCATAATTCCGGCATCTAGTTCCTGTTCTCCATCGGCATTCGGCAAAGAGCCGAAACCCACCGCGCGGAAAGAGGGGTCCATCTCGACTTCTATGAGGCCTCTTTCACAAGAAGTGAGCAAATCTCGCGTTTCCAAATACGTTTCGTAAGCCCTCCGAACACACGGCTCACCCGCATCTCGCCAAGTCGAAACGAAAAGAACGGACATAGGTTAAAGTTTGCCATAAATTCATCTATAATTTTCGCAAGAATAAAATGATGTCACCCGCGAACGACCATCCCGAGACATGGTATCCGTTTCCGATATGCCCGGCATGCGGAAGAAAACTTTATCTCGTCGAAGTGGCAGGCACCATACAGTGCGCCAATTGCGGATGGGTTTGCGAAACATGCTGTGAGGGGGGTGTACCGTTAGAAGGCGAAGCCTGTCCCGTTCCACAAACGAAGACACCCGAAAAAAAACAGAACGAAAAATCTTCGAAACCCAATAAAAAAAATAACAAAAATCAAAAATAACTTCCTTTTGGGTAAGCGACTTCCGATATCTTATAAATTCCGATGTCTTATAAAACGAATCGTACTAATGTCGCTTCTACGAATAGAATTCCAAATGAAAAACTTCCTCGAATGCCGCAGTTGCTTCTCGCATCGCTTCATGTATCGTGACATCTCTTCCCGTCTCTAATTTTAAAGAAGTCATTGGATGACCGACGATTCCGCATGGAACAATCCAGGAGAAAGGAGTCATGTCGTTGTTACAATTCAGCGCTATTCCATGGATATTGATCCACCGGCTCACCTTGATTCCTATCGAAGCGATTTTCTTTTGCCCCACCCAAACACCTGTATAACCCGGATAGCGATGCGCTTCGATTCCAAAACGTTGTACGGTTCGAATCACCGCTTCCTCCAATAGTCTCAGCCATTCATGCACGTCTTTGGAATGTTCGCGGATATCGAAAATGGGATAAATCACCAATTGGTCGGGACCGTGATAGGTGATGTCACCCCCCCTGTCTGTTCGTATAATCTCGATTCCCCGCTTTGCGTATTCCTCCGAGGGCAACAAAAGGTTTTCTTGGTGAAACCCAGCACCCAATGTGATGACTGGGTTGTGTTCGACGAAAAGCAACGTATCGAAAATCTCCACGCCCGCCCTTTTCTTGGCGAAATCTTTCTGAACCTCCCAACACTCCTCATATCCCACCCTTCCGAGCCATTTCACCTGTGCTCGAATTTTATGTGGAAGCAATTTCTCTTCACGGTCCGAGAAAGGTTTCATTGCAGAGGGAATTTCGCACATTTTTTCAAGATTATCATAAAAACTATCTTTTTTGGAATAAAAGTTCTTTTAAGAATCTGGCGCGCCCGAAGGGATTTGAACCCCCGACTTCCTCCTCCGGAGGGAGGCGCTCTTTCCGCTGAGCTACGGGCGCGCTATGATGTTTGCAACTTCCGCCTGTTTAAACACGAATTTATAATGAGTATGACATTTAGCCGACGTTACATACAAACCTCATTTTATTGCGCAAAAAAAACTCCTCTGCGGGCATACTCTTTTATCTCATGAAGAAAAGGCTGTTTCTTTTCGCGCTTCTTATCGTGGTTATCGGCTTTATCGGATTCCGATGCCTTCGCCCGGGAAGTGAGGAAGCCTCCGCTCCTCAAACCGCTAAAGTAGAGCGAGGCGAATTGCTCGTTACGGTAGTGGAATCCGGAAATATCGAAGCGGTAACTCATGTCGAAGTAAAAAGCCGCGTTTCAGGTCGCGTTTCCGAAATTGTCGTCGAAGAAGGGGACAGAATCGAAAAAGGTGACCTCATCGGGAAAATAGACCCGCAAGAACTACGTTTGCAACTCGAGCAAACCTCCGCACAATTGAAAGGCGCTGAAAGCGTCGTAAGGCGCTCGGAAAAAAATATCCCTATCCTGCAAAAAGAACTGAAGGAAGAACTCGTTCGTGCAGAAGCACGCTATCTTCAGGCGAAACGCGCAATGGAAACTCAACCGGCTCTCAGTCAAAATTCCATACAACAAGCGCGTGCGGCTTATGAACAAGCAAAACAGGCTCTCGAACTTCTAATTTCGACCACACATCCCAGAGAACGCGTAAATGCAGAAGCAGAAGTTCGGAAAGCGAAAGCGACGTTCGAAAACGATAAAAGAAATTACGAAAGGCAAGTTTCGTTATACCAAAAAGGGTACGTATCGGAAAGGTCAGTAAATGACGCTCGTACACAGATGGAACTTTCCGAAGCGAATTATCAACAGGCGCAAGATGCATTAGCAAGACTTAAATCGCGTCATGAAACGGAGGTGAAAAACGCCCAGCAAAACGTGAAACAGGCGGAGGCAGCGTTAAATCAAGCGCTTGCAAATGCCGAACTCGACAAAAATCGCAATGAAGAATATCGAGAAGCAAAAGCGGCTTATGAGCAAGCGAAAAATAACCTGAATCGAGTGGAACTGGAAAGGCAATCTCTTTTACAAGCGGCAGCCCAAGCCGAACAACTTCGCATAGCCGTCGCCGATAATTTGCGTCAACTCAGCGAGACGGAAATCCGTGCGCCGATTTCCGGCGTCGTAACGCGAAAACTCGTCGAGCCTGGTGAATTAGTAACGGCATTGAGTAGCTTCACGGGGGGGACGACCGTCGTGGAGATTGCCGACCTTTCCCAATTGCGGGTGAAGTTGGAAGTCAACGAAATAGACGTTGCGAAAATACGCAAAGGAATGAAAGCAGAAATCGAAATCGACGCATTCCCCGATAGAAAATTTTCAGGAGTCATCTCTAAAATTGCTCCTGCGAATGTGGTAGAAGCGACAGCGACGACAGCATCTCCCGTCGTAAAATACGGTGTCGAAGTGCTCTTGACGGAACGCGATACGAGAATCAAACCCGGAATGTCGGCGAAATGCACGATAAAAGTGCTCGATAAGAAAAACGTTCTCAAAGTCCCCATCGAATACGTCGGAAAGGATTCGAAAGGCTTCTATGTTATGGTAGCGAAAGAAGTTCCTAAAAAGGGGAAGCCGCCTTCGACAGAACGTCGTGAAGTTCGAGTCGGTGCTTCGAGCGCAACCCACATGGAAATTCTTTCCGGGGTTCGTGAAGGAGAAACCGTCGTAATGCCACCGTATGAAGGTCCTCCGCGAAAAGGCGCAATTCAAATCGGGGAAGAATGACAGGAATTATTCAAGCGTTTCTCATTGCGCTCGATATGTTGCTCGCTCATAAGTTGCGCGCTGTCTTGACGATTTTAGGTGTGATTATTGGCGTGATGAGCGTTACGATTATTTTCATGTTGTCCGAAGGGTTTCAACTTTATCTCAAAACTCAGTTCCTTCGATTAGGCGCAGACACGATCTTTCTATTTTATGACCCAGGGCGACGTATGCGAGGGCAAACCACGGGGGGGATCGAAGATCTTCGTATGAGCGACCTCGATTATATCCGCAATCGCTCACAACTCATCGAAATTGCTTCCGCTTATAACGAAATCGGTGGACGAACCGTGCGCTACGGTGAACAAGAAATGTCGAATCCGAGAATACAAGCGGTTGACGAACACTTCCCCACCTTGAACCGCCTAAAGGTTATCGAAGGTCGCCATCTAACGGAAAAGGACATCAAAGAACGAAACAACGTTTGCGTGATAGGGGTCGAGATTCGAAGTCGTTTGTTCGGAAGCGAATCACCGATTGGTAAAAAAATTCTTCTTCCTGGAATCACGTTAGAAGTCGTGGGGGTTTTGGAGGAGATCGAGTTCATGGGCGAAGGAACTGGCAGAGCGTTGTTGATTCCCATAACTACGGTTCAAGACAAATGGTTAGGGGGGGACGACCTCATGTTAATTTTAATGCGCCCGAAACCTGGTGTAACGGTGGAACAGGCGATGGACGAGGTGTGGCAAATCATGATGCGAAAATCCGGAAACCGCCCTATTTACCGCTTGGATTCTCGCGGTTCTATTTTGCAAACTTTCGGAGCCATCATCCGAGTTGCAGGAATAATTTTAGGTGCAATCGCTGCACTCTCTCTATTGGTGGGGGGGATTGGAATCATGAACATTATGCTGGTTTCCGTAACGGAACGAACACGTGAAATTGGTCTTCGCAAAGCAGTGGGGGCGACCCGCACTGCGATTTTGATGCAATTTTTGGTGGAATCCGCGACTCTTTCTCTTGCTGGGGGAATGATTGGAATGGGTTTAGGCTGGTTGATTGGCTACGCAGGCTCTACGGCTACGAAAGCAATGGGAATAATGGGGGGGACGGGATTCATGGTTTCCTTTCCCGTTTGGGCTGCCTTGTTCGCGCTTGCCTTCTCCGCAAGTGTGGGGATAGTGTTCGGAATG is a window of Fimbriimonadales bacterium DNA encoding:
- the selB gene encoding selenocysteine-specific translation elongation factor, with the translated sequence MAYLIGTAGHVDHGKTTLIAALTGIDTDRLPEEKTRGLTIDIGFAYLDLPEIGRVSIVDVPGHERFIKNMLAGAWGVDVALLCVASDESVMPQTREHFEIIRLLEARKMVVAMTKCDMTDEETQDIVEMDIRALLENTPYAESPIVRVSAKERVGLDALKKALSDAILSLGPREIEEKSWFLPIDRVFRVGGHGTVVTGTLAKGKVRVGDEGVVMPGNRKVRIRNIQVHGESVKEAEAGQRTALNVAGIEMEALHRGQAIGSPGSLVETKCINVRLVSIEKPKHGERVRVHIGSGEFFGKLILFDAAPGYAQIRFEEAVACSKGQRFVIRRYSPPILLGGGEIVTPNARIRRKSDPTVRELFTNETTDSVRSVEESILAEVEKHPEGVETSAICETLGRTPQELGEAFEKLKQQNKILGFAGIWITAENYKNLAERIRKILYTLHEKEPTLAAIPKSRLIQASGISWNTKSWDRFLSKLNEDGFVRLMGGDVRHPDFAIQLNERQKALLERVLEVMNSRGAIAPSPSEVANELRIPQQAVEEIFRLGIELGVLVKLDEGLVYSKETLERLKDTVRKLGPKFTVAQFRDATKSSRKYALPILQYMDEQRVTRRVGEERVVIG
- a CDS encoding isoaspartyl peptidase/L-asparaginase translates to MSVLFVSTWRDAGEPCVRRAYETYLETRDLLTSCERGLIEVEMDPSFRAVGFGSLPNADGEQELDAGIMDGRNLEAGAVCAVRGIVPAISLARKVMENTSHVMLAGDQARRFAERLNFQPMCLHSEYSLREYEKWKREKREAEVAHLVSDTVTIVGWESGNFADGISGGDDAHLVAACSTSGLAWKMPGRVGDSPIVGAGFYADDEAGAAGATGIGEDIWRFMLSYRAVENMRIGMNAKEACEDAIRRMIRRKPETKEKCNVVFGVTRSGDWGAAASKDGFVAWVCRDGEIQSHSIPGLN
- the lipB gene encoding lipoyl(octanoyl) transferase LipB, translating into MKPFSDREEKLLPHKIRAQVKWLGRVGYEECWEVQKDFAKKRAGVEIFDTLLFVEHNPVITLGAGFHQENLLLPSEEYAKRGIEIIRTDRGGDITYHGPDQLVIYPIFDIREHSKDVHEWLRLLEEAVIRTVQRFGIEAHRYPGYTGVWVGQKKIASIGIKVSRWINIHGIALNCNNDMTPFSWIVPCGIVGHPMTSLKLETGRDVTIHEAMREATAAFEEVFHLEFYS
- a CDS encoding efflux RND transporter periplasmic adaptor subunit, whose protein sequence is MKKRLFLFALLIVVIGFIGFRCLRPGSEEASAPQTAKVERGELLVTVVESGNIEAVTHVEVKSRVSGRVSEIVVEEGDRIEKGDLIGKIDPQELRLQLEQTSAQLKGAESVVRRSEKNIPILQKELKEELVRAEARYLQAKRAMETQPALSQNSIQQARAAYEQAKQALELLISTTHPRERVNAEAEVRKAKATFENDKRNYERQVSLYQKGYVSERSVNDARTQMELSEANYQQAQDALARLKSRHETEVKNAQQNVKQAEAALNQALANAELDKNRNEEYREAKAAYEQAKNNLNRVELERQSLLQAAAQAEQLRIAVADNLRQLSETEIRAPISGVVTRKLVEPGELVTALSSFTGGTTVVEIADLSQLRVKLEVNEIDVAKIRKGMKAEIEIDAFPDRKFSGVISKIAPANVVEATATTASPVVKYGVEVLLTERDTRIKPGMSAKCTIKVLDKKNVLKVPIEYVGKDSKGFYVMVAKEVPKKGKPPSTERREVRVGASSATHMEILSGVREGETVVMPPYEGPPRKGAIQIGEE
- a CDS encoding ABC transporter permease, whose protein sequence is MTGIIQAFLIALDMLLAHKLRAVLTILGVIIGVMSVTIIFMLSEGFQLYLKTQFLRLGADTIFLFYDPGRRMRGQTTGGIEDLRMSDLDYIRNRSQLIEIASAYNEIGGRTVRYGEQEMSNPRIQAVDEHFPTLNRLKVIEGRHLTEKDIKERNNVCVIGVEIRSRLFGSESPIGKKILLPGITLEVVGVLEEIEFMGEGTGRALLIPITTVQDKWLGGDDLMLILMRPKPGVTVEQAMDEVWQIMMRKSGNRPIYRLDSRGSILQTFGAIIRVAGIILGAIAALSLLVGGIGIMNIMLVSVTERTREIGLRKAVGATRTAILMQFLVESATLSLAGGMIGMGLGWLIGYAGSTATKAMGIMGGTGFMVSFPVWAALFALAFSASVGIVFGMYPAMRAASLDPIVALRAE